In a genomic window of Variovorax paradoxus:
- a CDS encoding biopolymer transporter ExbD: protein MAFGTQDEPDEVMNEINMTPLVDVMLVLLIIFIITVPVMKHAVNIDLPRATSEPEQPKPENILFSVTAEGDYYWNDQKISDSELPTRLAAEAAKEPQPELHIRGDKAVRYERVAKAMSEAREAGVRKIGFITEPDAK, encoded by the coding sequence ATGGCTTTCGGAACCCAAGACGAACCCGATGAGGTGATGAACGAGATCAACATGACGCCGCTGGTCGACGTCATGCTGGTGCTCCTGATCATCTTCATCATCACCGTGCCGGTGATGAAGCACGCGGTGAACATCGACCTGCCGCGCGCCACCAGCGAGCCCGAGCAGCCGAAGCCCGAGAACATCCTGTTCAGCGTGACGGCCGAGGGCGACTACTACTGGAACGATCAGAAGATTTCCGACAGCGAGTTGCCCACCCGCCTTGCCGCCGAGGCCGCCAAGGAGCCGCAGCCCGAACTGCACATCCGCGGCGACAAGGCGGTGCGCTACGAGCGCGTGGCCAAGGCGATGTCGGAGGCGCGCGAAGCCGGCGTGCGCAAGATCGGATTCATCACCGAACCCGACGCGAAATAA
- a CDS encoding MotA/TolQ/ExbB proton channel family protein, whose amino-acid sequence MDSQFGLMNVWHQGDFVTKAVAVLLIAMSLASWIVIIVKALDVIRYKRLAKQSQDFWHSEDFATALNKLGKDDSNPFRALALEGREAAAHHRNTKAHLHDALDVSDWITRSLRNGIDAFTARLQTGLAVLASVGSTAPFIGLFGTVWGIYHALMSIGSAGQATIDKVAGPIGEALIMTALGLAVAIPAVLGYNALVRGNKFVLTKLNAFAHDLHAYFVTGARVQSGAESIVVPLKKG is encoded by the coding sequence ATGGATTCCCAATTTGGCTTGATGAATGTCTGGCACCAAGGCGACTTCGTCACCAAGGCCGTCGCGGTGCTGCTGATCGCCATGTCGCTCGCGTCGTGGATCGTGATCATCGTCAAGGCGCTCGACGTCATCCGCTACAAGCGTCTCGCCAAGCAGTCGCAGGACTTCTGGCACAGCGAGGACTTCGCCACCGCGCTCAACAAGCTCGGCAAGGACGACAGCAACCCCTTCCGCGCCCTGGCGCTCGAGGGCCGCGAAGCCGCCGCCCACCACCGCAACACCAAGGCGCACCTGCATGACGCGCTCGACGTCAGCGACTGGATCACGCGTTCGCTGCGCAACGGCATCGACGCCTTCACCGCGCGCCTGCAGACCGGCCTGGCCGTGCTGGCCTCGGTCGGCTCGACCGCGCCCTTCATCGGCCTGTTCGGTACCGTCTGGGGCATCTACCACGCGCTGATGAGCATCGGCTCGGCCGGCCAGGCCACGATCGACAAGGTCGCGGGTCCGATCGGCGAAGCGCTGATCATGACGGCCCTGGGCCTCGCGGTCGCCATCCCCGCCGTGCTCGGCTACAACGCCCTGGTGCGCGGCAACAAGTTCGTGCTGACCAAGCTCAATGCCTTCGCGCACGACCTGCACGCCTACTTCGTGACCGGTGCCCGCGTCCAGAGCGGCGCCGAATCGATCGTGGTTCCGCTCAAGAAGGGCTGA
- a CDS encoding H-NS histone family protein, with the protein MASTLADINSQIQKHDEQIAQLRKQAEELRNQERAGVIEDIRRKIADYGLTASDLKLSAGRAVTAKRAASTPAPKAAAKYRSPTGETWSGGRGRKPRWVTEALAAGKSLTDFEIK; encoded by the coding sequence ATGGCCTCGACGCTCGCAGATATCAATTCCCAGATCCAGAAGCACGACGAACAGATCGCGCAATTGCGCAAGCAGGCCGAAGAGCTGCGCAACCAGGAACGTGCCGGCGTGATCGAGGACATTCGCAGGAAGATCGCCGACTACGGTTTGACCGCGTCGGATCTGAAGCTCTCGGCCGGCCGCGCCGTGACCGCCAAGCGCGCCGCCAGCACGCCGGCGCCCAAGGCCGCCGCCAAGTACCGCAGCCCGACCGGCGAAACCTGGTCCGGCGGCCGTGGCCGCAAGCCGCGCTGGGTGACCGAGGCGCTGGCCGCCGGCAAGTCGCTGACGGATTTCGAGATCAAGTGA
- a CDS encoding sigma-70 family RNA polymerase sigma factor codes for MAGSRPRRTLPVRRAVGNEAEPAIGGETSPPASSPDDLIAPEPSAEALARTGDDTADALTVYLRRIRRTELFTPEQEYATACAARAGDFAARQSMIEHNLRLVVNIAKAYLHRGVPFSDLIEEGNLGLMHAITKFEPERGFRFSTYATWWIRQSVERALMTQSRTIRLPVHIVRELQQVLRARRTLESDPEFLARRPDGVRVEDVAALLGSDVQSVADLLALAETPRSLDAGESRGEESYALSDSVAADNEESDPTGATQAHEVERLLDGWVAALDAREREVLEGRYGLHDREPETLEVLSVRLCLTRERVRQIQNEALAKMRRQLARSGVGRDALF; via the coding sequence ATGGCCGGTTCCCGCCCCCGTCGCACGCTGCCCGTGCGCCGGGCGGTGGGCAACGAGGCCGAACCGGCGATCGGTGGCGAAACGTCGCCGCCCGCCTCATCCCCCGATGACTTGATCGCGCCCGAGCCGAGCGCCGAAGCGCTCGCGCGTACCGGTGACGACACGGCCGACGCGCTCACCGTCTACCTGCGCCGCATCCGGCGCACCGAGCTTTTCACCCCCGAGCAGGAATACGCGACCGCCTGCGCCGCGCGCGCCGGCGATTTCGCGGCACGCCAGTCGATGATCGAGCACAACCTGCGGCTCGTGGTCAACATCGCGAAGGCCTACCTCCACCGCGGCGTGCCGTTTTCCGATCTCATCGAGGAGGGCAACCTCGGCCTGATGCACGCGATCACCAAGTTCGAGCCCGAGCGCGGCTTCCGCTTCTCGACCTATGCGACCTGGTGGATACGCCAGTCGGTCGAGCGCGCGCTGATGACCCAGTCCCGCACGATCCGCCTGCCGGTGCACATCGTGCGCGAGCTGCAGCAGGTGCTGCGCGCGCGCCGCACGCTCGAGAGCGATCCCGAGTTCCTGGCGCGGCGGCCCGACGGGGTGCGCGTGGAAGACGTGGCGGCGCTGCTGGGCTCGGACGTGCAGTCGGTGGCCGACCTGCTGGCGCTGGCCGAGACCCCGCGTTCGCTCGATGCGGGCGAGTCGCGTGGCGAGGAGAGCTACGCGCTGTCCGATTCGGTCGCGGCCGACAACGAGGAGAGCGACCCCACGGGCGCGACGCAGGCGCACGAGGTCGAACGCCTGCTTGACGGCTGGGTGGCCGCGCTCGATGCGCGCGAGCGCGAGGTGCTCGAAGGCCGCTACGGACTGCACGACCGCGAGCCCGAGACGCTCGAGGTGCTCAGTGTGCGGCTGTGCCTGACGCGTGAGCGCGTGCGCCAGATCCAGAACGAGGCGCTCGCCAAGATGCGGCGCCAGCTCGCGCGCTCGGGCGTGGGGCGGGACGCCTTGTTCTAG
- the rlmD gene encoding 23S rRNA (uracil(1939)-C(5))-methyltransferase RlmD has protein sequence MTESIKKDKSPTDTPTNAGGEWLHVESLDLDAQGVAHKADGMVVFIEGALPFEEVQLNVHRRKNNWEQGTVTQIRRESSQRVRPGCPHFGLHTGACGGCKMQHLDAAAQVAVKQRALEDNLWHLGKVRPENLLRPLEGPAWHYRYRARLSVRHVVKKGTVLIGFHERKSRYLADMQVCPVLPKQVSQMLMPLRALIASLDARDTCPQIELACGDAPGTQALGTIALVLRHLEPLSDADIGRLKAFAAKNEQVQWWLQPKGPDTVRLLEEGGTPLAYGLPEFGVTMPFRPTDFTQVNPHINRALVGKALRLLDVQSDERVIDWFCGLGNFTLPLASRAREVLGIEGSDTLVARATDNFRRNQPATAARRALSPASFVARNLFEMTPEMLVADGQADKWLVDPPREGAFALAKAMADLHQQPELRTGGWTPPKRIVYVSCNPSTLARDAGLLVHQAGYRCTHAGVVNMFPHTAHVESIAVFERE, from the coding sequence ATGACGGAATCCATCAAGAAAGATAAATCCCCCACGGACACACCCACGAACGCAGGCGGCGAATGGCTCCACGTGGAATCGCTGGACCTCGATGCGCAGGGCGTGGCGCACAAGGCCGACGGCATGGTCGTGTTCATCGAGGGCGCGCTGCCCTTCGAAGAGGTGCAGCTCAACGTGCATCGCCGCAAGAACAACTGGGAGCAGGGCACGGTCACGCAGATCCGGCGCGAGTCCTCGCAGCGCGTGCGGCCCGGCTGCCCGCACTTCGGCCTGCACACGGGCGCCTGCGGCGGCTGCAAGATGCAGCACCTCGATGCCGCGGCGCAGGTGGCGGTGAAGCAGCGCGCGCTCGAGGACAACCTCTGGCACCTCGGCAAGGTCCGCCCCGAGAACCTGCTGCGTCCGCTCGAAGGCCCGGCCTGGCACTACCGCTACCGCGCGCGCCTGTCGGTGCGCCACGTGGTCAAGAAGGGCACGGTGCTGATCGGCTTCCACGAGCGCAAGAGCCGCTACCTGGCCGACATGCAGGTCTGTCCCGTGCTGCCGAAGCAGGTCAGCCAGATGCTGATGCCGCTGCGCGCGCTGATCGCCTCGCTCGATGCGCGCGACACCTGCCCGCAGATCGAACTGGCCTGCGGCGACGCGCCCGGCACCCAGGCGCTCGGCACCATCGCGCTGGTGCTGCGGCACCTCGAGCCGCTGTCGGATGCGGACATCGGACGCCTCAAGGCCTTCGCCGCGAAGAACGAGCAAGTGCAATGGTGGCTGCAGCCCAAGGGGCCCGACACGGTGCGGCTGCTGGAGGAGGGCGGCACGCCGCTGGCCTACGGGCTGCCCGAGTTCGGCGTGACGATGCCGTTCCGGCCCACCGATTTCACGCAGGTCAATCCGCACATCAATCGCGCGCTCGTGGGCAAGGCGCTGCGCCTGCTCGACGTGCAGTCCGACGAACGCGTGATCGACTGGTTCTGCGGCCTCGGCAACTTCACGCTGCCGCTGGCGAGCCGCGCGCGCGAGGTGCTGGGTATCGAGGGCAGCGACACGTTGGTGGCGCGGGCCACCGACAACTTCCGCAGGAACCAGCCCGCGACCGCCGCGCGCCGTGCCCTGTCGCCGGCTTCGTTCGTGGCGCGCAACCTGTTCGAGATGACGCCCGAGATGCTGGTCGCCGACGGACAGGCCGACAAGTGGCTGGTCGACCCGCCGCGCGAGGGCGCCTTCGCACTCGCCAAGGCGATGGCCGACCTGCACCAGCAGCCCGAGCTGCGCACGGGCGGATGGACGCCGCCGAAGCGCATCGTCTACGTGAGCTGCAATCCGTCGACGCTCGCGCGCGATGCCGGCTTGCTGGTGCACCAGGCCGGCTATCGCTGCACGCATGCGGGCGTGGTCAACATGTTCCCGCACACGGCGCACGTGGAATCGATCGCGGTGTTCGAGCGCGAATGA
- a CDS encoding histidine phosphatase family protein codes for MGTLYLVRHGQASFGAADYDNLSELGHRQSVRLGEYWRERGMRFDAVITGTLRRHRQTWEGIAQGLGLTRDDVLPWPGLNEYDSEAVIATIHEGKLEKPDSPEMYRHHFRLLREGLGAWMQGRTKPVGMPSYVDFLAGVTTALDHVRDKHHGAKVLVVSSGGPISTAVGHVLGTSAETTIELNLRIRNSSVTEFAFTPKRHMLVTYNTLPHLDGPAYEDWVTYS; via the coding sequence ATGGGAACTCTCTACCTCGTGCGCCATGGCCAGGCCAGCTTCGGCGCGGCCGACTACGACAACCTGAGCGAACTGGGCCACAGGCAGTCGGTGCGGCTCGGCGAGTACTGGCGCGAGCGCGGCATGCGTTTCGACGCCGTGATCACCGGCACCCTGCGCCGGCACCGGCAGACCTGGGAAGGCATCGCGCAGGGCCTCGGCCTGACGCGCGACGACGTGCTGCCCTGGCCCGGCCTCAACGAGTACGACAGCGAGGCGGTGATCGCCACCATCCACGAAGGCAAGCTCGAGAAGCCCGATTCGCCCGAGATGTACCGGCATCACTTCCGTCTGCTGCGCGAAGGACTGGGTGCGTGGATGCAGGGGCGCACGAAGCCGGTCGGCATGCCCAGCTACGTGGACTTTCTCGCGGGCGTGACCACCGCGCTCGATCACGTGCGCGACAAGCACCACGGGGCCAAGGTGCTCGTGGTGTCGAGCGGCGGGCCGATCAGCACGGCGGTGGGCCATGTGCTGGGCACCAGCGCCGAGACCACGATCGAGCTCAACCTGCGCATCCGCAACTCGTCGGTGACCGAGTTCGCCTTCACGCCCAAGCGCCACATGCTGGTGACCTACAACACGCTGCCGCATCTCGACGGGCCGGCGTACGAGGACTGGGTCACCTATTCCTGA
- a CDS encoding GlsB/YeaQ/YmgE family stress response membrane protein encodes MSIVWTILIGFVVGLVARAVKPGNDSAGFIVTTLIGIAGSLIVTYVGQSLGWYTAGEGAGFIASVLGAIVLLILYGLIKRKS; translated from the coding sequence ATGAGCATCGTCTGGACCATCCTGATCGGCTTCGTCGTAGGTCTGGTGGCACGCGCCGTCAAGCCGGGCAACGACTCCGCCGGATTCATCGTCACCACGCTGATCGGCATCGCGGGCTCGCTGATCGTCACCTACGTGGGCCAGTCGCTCGGCTGGTACACCGCCGGCGAAGGCGCCGGCTTCATCGCGTCGGTACTCGGCGCGATCGTGCTGCTGATCCTCTACGGCCTCATCAAGCGCAAGAGCTGA
- a CDS encoding protein-L-isoaspartate(D-aspartate) O-methyltransferase encodes MATQRPGFPARLAPTVSASTPASSALRGRQPAVPPKPPVHSTPSMASDAVRARMVQKLAAQGISDARVLRAMGAVERHRFVDSALVNQAYEDTSLPIGLGQTISKPSVVARMIELLLAAPALTGKPQDRLGRVLEIGTGCGYQAAVLNHVATEVYSIERLRGLHERARTNLRHFRLATVHLMFGDGMVGYAKGAPYAGIIAAAGGEAVPEAWIEQLAVGGRIVAPTHSAKGGQALVVIDKTARGLERLILEAVHFVPLKSGVA; translated from the coding sequence ATGGCGACCCAACGGCCTGGATTTCCGGCTCGCCTCGCGCCCACCGTCTCGGCTTCGACGCCGGCTTCGTCAGCGCTGCGCGGACGGCAGCCCGCGGTGCCACCGAAGCCGCCAGTCCACTCGACGCCCTCGATGGCCTCCGACGCGGTGCGTGCGCGCATGGTGCAGAAGCTGGCCGCGCAGGGGATTTCGGATGCGCGCGTGCTGCGCGCCATGGGCGCGGTCGAGCGGCATCGCTTCGTCGACAGCGCGCTGGTCAACCAGGCCTATGAAGACACCAGCCTGCCGATCGGACTGGGCCAGACCATCTCCAAACCCAGCGTCGTGGCGCGCATGATCGAACTTTTGCTTGCGGCCCCGGCTCTGACCGGCAAGCCGCAGGACCGTCTGGGGCGCGTGCTCGAGATCGGCACCGGTTGCGGCTACCAGGCCGCGGTGTTGAACCACGTGGCCACGGAGGTCTACAGCATCGAACGGTTGCGCGGCCTGCACGAGCGGGCACGGACCAATCTGCGGCACTTCCGGCTGGCCACGGTTCACCTGATGTTCGGCGACGGCATGGTCGGCTATGCCAAGGGCGCGCCCTATGCGGGCATCATCGCCGCCGCCGGTGGCGAGGCGGTGCCCGAGGCCTGGATCGAACAGCTCGCGGTGGGGGGGCGGATCGTCGCGCCGACGCACTCGGCGAAGGGCGGCCAGGCCCTCGTCGTGATCGACAAGACGGCCCGCGGTCTCGAGCGCCTCATTCTTGAGGCGGTTCACTTTGTCCCCCTAAAATCGGGCGTTGCTTGA
- a CDS encoding heme-binding protein, producing the protein MQTKSFLELADVKLIAAAAEAEALKNNWAVTIAIADDAGNLLWLQRLDGAAALSSHIAPAKAHTAAMGRRESKVYEDIINGGRTAFLTAPLVHGLLEGGVPIVKDGHVIGAVGVSGVKSNEDAQVAKAGIAALGL; encoded by the coding sequence ATGCAAACCAAATCATTCCTTGAACTCGCCGATGTCAAGCTGATCGCCGCCGCCGCCGAAGCCGAGGCACTCAAGAACAACTGGGCTGTGACCATCGCCATCGCCGACGACGCGGGCAACCTGCTGTGGCTGCAGCGCCTCGACGGCGCGGCCGCGCTGTCCTCGCACATCGCCCCGGCCAAGGCCCACACGGCCGCCATGGGTCGTCGCGAGAGCAAGGTCTACGAGGACATCATCAACGGCGGCCGCACCGCGTTCCTGACGGCACCGCTGGTGCACGGCCTGCTCGAAGGCGGCGTGCCGATCGTGAAGGACGGCCACGTGATCGGCGCCGTGGGCGTGAGCGGCGTGAAGTCGAACGAAGACGCGCAGGTCGCCAAGGCCGGCATCGCTGCACTGGGTCTCTGA
- the surE gene encoding 5'/3'-nucleotidase SurE gives MKILISNDDGFQAPGIVALHDALKDLAEVEVVAPEHNNSAKSNALTLAAPLYVHTAHNGFRYVTGTPADCVHIALKGLLGYRPDLVVSGINNGANMGDDTIYSGTVGAAMEAYLFGIPAIAFSQIEKGWAHVDAAAQVARRLVQRIERERMLEGGAFLLNVNVPNRPFDELKPVKVCRLGRRHAAEKVITQESPRGDTMYWIAGAGSAKDSGEGTDFHATAEGHVALTPLQIDLTDHANLGQWRDAVVRLAD, from the coding sequence ATGAAGATACTCATTTCCAACGACGATGGCTTCCAGGCGCCCGGCATCGTCGCACTGCACGACGCGCTCAAGGACCTGGCCGAGGTCGAGGTGGTGGCCCCCGAGCACAACAACAGCGCCAAGTCGAACGCGCTGACGCTCGCGGCGCCGCTCTACGTCCACACCGCGCACAACGGCTTCCGCTACGTGACCGGCACGCCCGCCGACTGCGTGCACATCGCGCTCAAGGGGCTGCTCGGCTACCGGCCCGACCTCGTGGTCTCGGGCATCAACAACGGCGCCAACATGGGCGACGACACCATCTATTCGGGCACCGTCGGCGCGGCCATGGAGGCCTACCTGTTCGGCATTCCCGCGATCGCGTTCTCGCAGATCGAGAAGGGCTGGGCCCATGTCGATGCGGCCGCCCAGGTGGCGCGCCGGCTGGTGCAGCGCATCGAGCGCGAGCGCATGCTCGAGGGCGGCGCCTTTCTTTTGAACGTCAACGTGCCGAACCGGCCGTTCGACGAGCTCAAGCCGGTGAAGGTGTGCCGCCTGGGCCGCCGCCACGCGGCCGAGAAGGTCATCACGCAGGAAAGCCCGCGTGGCGACACGATGTACTGGATCGCCGGCGCGGGCAGCGCCAAGGACAGCGGCGAGGGCACCGACTTCCATGCCACGGCCGAGGGCCACGTGGCGCTCACGCCGTTGCAGATCGACCTGACCGACCACGCCAACCTGGGCCAGTGGCGCGACGCGGTGGTCCGGCTCGCCGACTGA
- a CDS encoding hemin uptake protein HemP, which translates to MPATTNAFAVLSHPSLDQSGGGHATIQAQRPVPMVESTELLKGSKTVGIMHNGSLYRLQATKLGKLILTK; encoded by the coding sequence ATGCCAGCCACCACCAACGCCTTTGCTGTTCTGAGCCACCCTTCGCTCGATCAATCGGGCGGCGGTCACGCCACCATCCAGGCCCAACGACCGGTTCCGATGGTCGAAAGCACCGAGCTGCTCAAGGGCAGCAAGACCGTCGGCATCATGCACAACGGTTCGCTGTACCGCCTGCAGGCCACCAAACTGGGCAAGCTGATCCTGACCAAGTAG
- a CDS encoding NADPH:quinone oxidoreductase family protein: protein MHAWLCENPVGVDALTWKELPTPTPGPGQVLIEIRAASLNFPDLLIVQNKYQMKPPLPFVPGSEYAGIVQAVGEGVTHLKVGQNVACLSGTGGFATHTLAPAALCMPLPEGFGHVDAAAFIMIYATSWHALMDRAQLKAGETVLVLGAAGGVGTAAIQIAKAAGANVIAAASTDEKCELCRSIGADATINYTTHALPNGFRDAIKAATDGKGPDVIYDPVGGDFAEPAFRSIGWRGRYLVVGFASGPIPSLPLNLTLLKGASLVGVFWGDFARREPKANAQMMAELAQWYGQGKIKPVIDSTMPMAELKAAYAHMGSRGVKGKLVMVN, encoded by the coding sequence ATGCACGCATGGCTTTGCGAGAACCCCGTCGGCGTCGACGCGCTCACCTGGAAAGAGCTGCCCACGCCGACACCCGGCCCGGGCCAGGTGCTGATCGAGATCCGGGCCGCGAGCCTGAATTTCCCCGACCTGCTGATCGTGCAGAACAAGTACCAGATGAAGCCCCCGCTGCCCTTCGTGCCGGGCTCGGAGTACGCGGGGATCGTGCAGGCCGTGGGCGAAGGCGTCACGCACCTCAAGGTCGGCCAGAACGTCGCCTGCCTCTCGGGCACCGGCGGCTTCGCCACCCACACGCTGGCACCCGCGGCGCTGTGCATGCCGCTGCCCGAGGGCTTCGGCCACGTCGACGCGGCCGCCTTCATCATGATCTACGCGACCTCGTGGCATGCGCTGATGGACCGCGCGCAGCTCAAGGCCGGCGAAACCGTGCTGGTGCTCGGCGCGGCGGGCGGCGTGGGCACGGCGGCCATCCAGATCGCCAAGGCGGCCGGCGCCAACGTGATCGCGGCCGCTTCCACCGACGAGAAATGCGAGCTGTGCCGTTCGATCGGCGCCGACGCGACGATCAACTACACCACGCATGCGCTGCCGAATGGTTTCAGGGATGCCATCAAGGCCGCGACCGACGGCAAAGGCCCCGACGTCATATACGACCCGGTCGGCGGCGATTTCGCGGAGCCGGCATTTCGCTCGATCGGATGGCGCGGCCGCTATTTGGTCGTGGGTTTTGCGTCGGGCCCGATTCCCTCGCTGCCATTGAACCTCACGCTGTTGAAAGGCGCCTCGCTGGTCGGCGTGTTCTGGGGGGATTTCGCCAGGCGCGAACCCAAGGCCAACGCGCAGATGATGGCCGAATTGGCGCAATGGTATGGGCAGGGAAAGATCAAGCCGGTGATCGACAGCACGATGCCGATGGCCGAATTGAAAGCCGCCTACGCGCACATGGGTTCGCGCGGCGTCAAGGGAAAGCTCGTGATGGTGAACTGA
- a CDS encoding Bax inhibitor-1/YccA family protein, protein MNDRVTTLDTSSGYGQVLPQADRQRVLRNTYWLLALSLLPTVLGAWLGVQTGITRSLTGGLGLIVFLGGAFGFMFAIEKTKNSAAGVPVLLAFTFFMGLMLSRLISMVLGFKNGPDLIMTAFGGTAGVFFVMASLATVIKRDLSGMGKWLFVGAMVLMVGAVINVFVGSTAGMFAISVAAIGIFSAYMLYDLKQIMDGGETNYISATLALYLDLFNVFQSLLALLGLAGGERD, encoded by the coding sequence ATGAACGACCGCGTTACAACCCTCGACACTTCCAGCGGCTACGGCCAGGTGCTGCCGCAGGCTGACCGCCAACGCGTGCTGCGCAACACCTACTGGCTGCTGGCGCTGAGCCTGCTGCCCACCGTGCTGGGCGCCTGGCTGGGCGTGCAGACCGGCATCACCCGCTCGCTGACCGGCGGGCTCGGTCTCATCGTCTTCCTCGGCGGTGCCTTCGGCTTCATGTTCGCGATCGAGAAGACCAAGAACTCGGCTGCCGGCGTGCCGGTGCTGCTGGCCTTCACCTTCTTCATGGGCCTGATGCTCTCGCGCCTGATCTCGATGGTGCTGGGCTTCAAGAACGGTCCCGATCTGATCATGACGGCCTTCGGCGGCACCGCCGGCGTGTTCTTCGTGATGGCCTCGCTGGCCACCGTGATCAAGCGCGACCTGTCGGGCATGGGCAAGTGGCTGTTCGTCGGCGCGATGGTGTTGATGGTCGGCGCGGTCATCAACGTGTTCGTCGGCTCGACCGCCGGCATGTTCGCGATCTCGGTCGCGGCCATCGGCATCTTCTCGGCCTACATGCTCTATGACCTGAAGCAGATCATGGACGGCGGCGAGACCAACTACATCAGCGCGACGCTCGCCCTGTACCTCGACCTGTTCAACGTGTTCCAGAGCCTGCTGGCGCTGCTGGGCCTCGCGGGCGGCGAACGCGACTGA
- a CDS encoding peptidoglycan DD-metalloendopeptidase family protein: protein MQGFGNRSWYAGVTLAVVLVIAGCSTPRGPAPVEDRGTMTRAPGAAAPVPGGPTITTDASGKPLAGIENFGKPGYYAVRPGDTIRRIANETGQTWQNLVRWNNIDNPDLIEVGQVLRVIPPSGPGSTVAAVPSAPNENGVVTKPVTPQPAVVPGVAASGAAAAGTKPPVTASPSSPAASGGDEDIGWIWPAHGSLIAGFDDAKNKGFDISGKAGDPVLAAADGRVVYAGAGLRGYGNLIILKHNNTYLTAYAHNQTLLVKEDQSVQKGQKIAEMGNSDADRVKLHFEIRRQGKPVDPARYLPNR, encoded by the coding sequence ATGCAGGGTTTTGGCAATCGGAGTTGGTACGCTGGCGTCACGTTGGCCGTCGTGCTCGTGATCGCGGGGTGTTCCACGCCGCGCGGCCCGGCACCGGTCGAAGACCGCGGCACGATGACCCGCGCCCCCGGCGCGGCGGCGCCCGTCCCGGGCGGTCCCACCATCACGACCGACGCCTCGGGCAAGCCGCTGGCCGGCATCGAGAACTTCGGCAAGCCGGGCTACTACGCCGTGCGTCCCGGCGACACCATCCGCCGCATCGCCAACGAGACCGGCCAGACCTGGCAGAACCTCGTTCGCTGGAACAACATCGACAACCCCGACCTGATCGAGGTGGGGCAGGTGCTGCGCGTGATCCCGCCTTCGGGCCCGGGCTCCACCGTGGCGGCCGTGCCGTCGGCCCCCAACGAGAACGGCGTCGTCACCAAGCCGGTGACGCCGCAGCCCGCGGTCGTGCCGGGCGTGGCAGCGAGCGGCGCCGCCGCTGCGGGCACCAAGCCGCCGGTCACGGCCTCGCCTTCGAGCCCGGCTGCATCGGGTGGCGATGAGGACATCGGCTGGATCTGGCCCGCCCATGGCTCGCTGATCGCGGGCTTCGACGATGCGAAGAACAAGGGCTTCGACATCAGCGGCAAGGCCGGCGACCCGGTGCTGGCCGCCGCCGACGGCCGCGTGGTCTATGCGGGCGCGGGCCTGCGCGGCTACGGCAACCTGATCATCCTGAAGCACAACAACACCTACCTCACGGCCTACGCGCACAACCAGACGCTGCTCGTGAAGGAAGACCAGTCGGTGCAAAAGGGTCAGAAGATCGCCGAGATGGGCAACAGCGATGCCGATCGCGTGAAGCTGCACTTCGAGATCCGTCGCCAGGGCAAGCCGGTCGATCCGGCGCGCTACCTCCCGAATCGGTGA
- a CDS encoding YbhB/YbcL family Raf kinase inhibitor-like protein — MLEKLPEVIGQALHGVRAGLDKIVFNTLGLREGMATISLTSVAFADHAPIPPRYTADGEGLSPPLQWEGVPQGAASLLLVVEDADSPTPNPLVHAIVVSLPPGDTRLVEAALPSQGNEGQDTVHAGRNSGLQAAWLPPDPPPGHGVHRYAFQLFALDRAHEFSVAPGRDEVVDELKAHAIASGLLIGTFERSDGSIRQKDAAHEEAPQVAPSGPLAAG; from the coding sequence ATGCTCGAAAAGTTGCCCGAAGTCATCGGCCAGGCCCTGCACGGTGTGCGCGCCGGCCTGGACAAGATCGTTTTCAACACGCTCGGCCTGCGCGAAGGCATGGCCACCATCTCGCTGACCAGCGTGGCCTTTGCCGACCATGCGCCCATCCCGCCGCGCTACACGGCCGATGGCGAAGGGTTGTCGCCGCCGCTGCAATGGGAGGGCGTGCCGCAAGGCGCGGCTTCGCTGCTGCTGGTGGTGGAGGATGCGGATTCGCCGACGCCCAATCCGCTGGTGCATGCCATCGTCGTCAGCCTGCCGCCCGGCGACACCCGCCTGGTCGAGGCGGCGCTGCCGAGCCAGGGCAACGAAGGCCAGGACACGGTGCATGCCGGACGCAACTCCGGATTGCAGGCGGCCTGGCTGCCACCCGATCCGCCACCGGGGCACGGCGTGCACCGCTACGCCTTCCAGCTGTTCGCGCTCGACCGCGCGCACGAGTTCTCGGTCGCGCCCGGACGGGACGAGGTGGTCGACGAACTGAAGGCGCATGCGATCGCCAGCGGGCTGCTGATCGGCACCTTCGAGCGCTCGGATGGCTCGATCCGCCAGAAGGACGCCGCGCATGAGGAAGCGCCGCAGGTGGCGCCATCGGGCCCGCTGGCGGCGGGCTGA